In Flavobacterium endoglycinae, one DNA window encodes the following:
- a CDS encoding multicopper oxidase family protein, which translates to MKIKYILLLFLIAFQLKAQKVVRYDLYVRDTIVNFSGKEKRAIAVNGQIPMPTLTFTEGDIAEIYVHNELKNEDTAMHWHGLFLPNKEDGVPYLTQMPIQPGTTHKYTFPIIQNGTYWYHSHSGLQEQIGLYGLFIINKKKDDPTIRKGIDDLPTIPVILSEWSDLKPENIQRMLHNANDWFAIKKGTTQSYAEAIKQGHFSTKVTNEWKRMNAMDVSDVYYEKFLINGKNEQQLSEFKPGSKVRLRIANGGASSYFWLTYGGGKITVVASDGNDVEPIEVDRLIIAVSETYDVVVTIPDDKKSFAFLATAEDRTGSASLFLGNGEKQPVHHLSKLKYFEGMKMMNDMMKMNGEMNDMGMNMSWNKMDMNAVMYPEISGEDENAKPAMDHSNHNMGDMKMESDTTETPEIVTLNYGMLKSPDKTNLPKDAPVKELRFELSGNMNRYVWSLDNKVVSETDKILIKKGEIVRITLYNGSMMRHPMHLHGHDFRLLNDQGDYAPMKNVIDIMPMETDTIEFEANADGDWFFHCHILYHMMAGMGRIFSYENSAPNPLIHHPEMAYKMLKMDDRMFHFMGENDFASNGNDGEAMYSNTRWSIGTEWRLGYNDKHGYETETHIGRYIGKMQWLMPFIGFDWRYRKMGMDEQEQNLFGQKNTKDNRSVFSAGLEYTLPMLIKAQAEVYTDGNVRLQFERKDIPLSRRLRMNLMWNTDKEYMAGLKYIVARNFGITTHYDSDMGIGFGLNLNY; encoded by the coding sequence ATGAAAATCAAATATATTCTTCTTTTATTTTTAATCGCTTTTCAACTAAAGGCTCAAAAAGTTGTTCGGTACGATTTATATGTTCGCGATACGATTGTCAATTTTTCAGGTAAAGAAAAACGTGCGATTGCGGTTAACGGACAAATTCCGATGCCGACTTTAACTTTTACCGAAGGAGATATTGCCGAAATTTATGTCCACAACGAATTAAAAAATGAAGATACAGCCATGCATTGGCACGGATTGTTCCTTCCTAATAAAGAAGATGGCGTTCCTTACTTAACGCAAATGCCTATTCAACCAGGAACTACACATAAATATACTTTCCCCATTATTCAAAATGGAACGTATTGGTATCACAGCCATTCTGGTTTGCAGGAACAAATTGGTTTGTATGGACTTTTTATCATCAATAAAAAGAAAGACGATCCGACTATTCGAAAAGGAATTGACGATCTGCCAACAATTCCAGTTATTCTGAGCGAATGGTCTGATTTGAAACCAGAAAATATTCAGCGAATGCTGCACAATGCCAATGATTGGTTTGCTATTAAAAAAGGAACAACGCAAAGTTATGCCGAAGCCATCAAACAAGGACATTTTTCGACCAAAGTAACCAACGAATGGAAACGAATGAATGCCATGGACGTAAGTGATGTTTATTATGAAAAATTCCTCATTAACGGAAAAAACGAACAACAGCTTTCTGAATTTAAGCCGGGATCAAAAGTCCGTTTGCGAATTGCCAACGGAGGTGCTTCGAGTTATTTCTGGCTGACGTACGGCGGCGGAAAAATTACGGTTGTAGCCAGCGACGGAAACGACGTTGAACCTATAGAAGTGGATCGTTTGATTATTGCCGTTTCGGAAACTTATGATGTTGTGGTTACAATTCCTGACGATAAAAAATCCTTTGCATTTTTGGCTACAGCCGAAGATAGAACAGGATCTGCATCTTTATTTTTGGGCAATGGCGAGAAACAGCCCGTTCATCATCTTTCGAAATTAAAATATTTTGAAGGAATGAAAATGATGAACGATATGATGAAAATGAATGGTGAAATGAACGATATGGGCATGAATATGTCTTGGAATAAAATGGATATGAATGCTGTAATGTATCCTGAAATTTCTGGTGAAGATGAAAATGCAAAACCAGCAATGGATCATTCTAATCATAATATGGGCGATATGAAAATGGAAAGCGACACTACTGAAACTCCAGAAATTGTTACTTTAAATTATGGAATGCTGAAATCGCCAGATAAAACCAATCTTCCAAAAGATGCGCCTGTAAAAGAATTACGTTTTGAACTTTCTGGAAATATGAATCGGTATGTTTGGAGTTTAGACAACAAAGTGGTTTCTGAAACTGATAAAATCTTAATTAAAAAAGGAGAAATTGTTCGTATTACCTTGTACAATGGTTCTATGATGCGTCACCCCATGCATTTACACGGACACGATTTCAGACTTTTGAACGATCAAGGCGATTATGCGCCCATGAAAAATGTCATCGATATTATGCCAATGGAAACAGATACTATCGAGTTTGAAGCCAATGCCGATGGCGACTGGTTTTTCCACTGTCATATTTTATACCACATGATGGCTGGAATGGGACGTATTTTTAGTTATGAAAATTCAGCTCCTAATCCGTTGATTCACCATCCTGAAATGGCTTATAAAATGTTGAAAATGGATGATCGTATGTTTCATTTTATGGGCGAAAATGATTTTGCTTCTAACGGAAATGACGGTGAAGCCATGTACAGCAACACCAGATGGAGTATTGGAACCGAATGGCGATTAGGTTACAACGACAAACATGGTTACGAAACTGAAACGCATATTGGCCGCTATATTGGTAAAATGCAATGGCTGATGCCTTTTATTGGTTTTGACTGGAGATACCGAAAAATGGGAATGGACGAACAGGAACAAAATCTTTTCGGACAAAAAAACACCAAAGACAATCGTTCTGTTTTTAGCGCTGGTCTTGAGTATACTTTGCCAATGCTCATAAAAGCTCAGGCTGAGGTTTACACTGATGGAAATGTCCGTTTGCAATTTGAGCGAAAAGACATTCCGCTTTCCAGACGATTGAGAATGAACTTGATGTGGAATACAGACAAAGAATATATGGCAGGATTAAAATATATTGTTGCCAGAAACTTCGGAATCACTACACACTATGATAGTGATATGGGAATTGGATTTGGGTTAAACTTAAATTATTAA